Proteins encoded together in one Lepisosteus oculatus isolate fLepOcu1 chromosome 2, fLepOcu1.hap2, whole genome shotgun sequence window:
- the LOC102688344 gene encoding deoxycytidine kinase 2-like isoform X4 encodes MATAVGKSTFARLLQKTERQWEVIAEPLNKWQNIQTPGPSEVRDNNRGVSASQQTASNLLQMMYEEPQRWSYTFQTYSCMSRIKSHLEPPPLQLLQLEKPIQIFERSVYSDRYVFALTLFELGYINETEWAIYQDWHTFLVQQFGRRIQLEGIVYLRANPERCLERLGHRARPEEKGIQLEYLEKLHKQHENWLVHRTTPLHFEHLKNNPVLVLDVNNEFEKNEDVQWKLMGKVKTFLDGL; translated from the exons ATGGCTACAGCTGTGGGGAAGTCTACCTTTGCTCGGCTGTTACAGAAGACAGAGAGGCAGTGGGAGGTCATAGCAGAGCCCCTCAACAAGTGGCAGAACATCCAGACACCTGGACCATCTGAGGTAAGAGACAACAACAGA GGTGTGTCAGCCTCCCAGCAGACTGCCAGTAACCTGCTGCAGATGATGTATGAGGAGCCTCAGCGCTGGTCCTATACCTTTCAGACGTACTCCTGCATGAGTCGCATCAAGTCCCACCTGGAGCCCCCCcctctccagctgctgcagTTGGAGAAGCCCATACAGATCTTTGAGAGGTCTGTCTACAGTGACAG GTATGTCTTTGCACTGACCTTATTTGAGTTGGGCTACATCAATGAAACTGAGTGGGCTATCTATCAGGACTGGCATACATTTCTGGTGCAGCAGTTTGGCCGAAGAATTCAACTAGAAGGCATCGTCTACCTGAGAGCAAACCCAGAG AGGTGTCTGGAGCGCTTGGGTCACAGGGCCAGGCCAGAAGAGAAGGGCATCCAGCTGGAATACTTGGAGAAACTTCACAAACAGCATGAGAACTGGCTCGTTCACAGAACCACACC GCTGCACTTTGAGCACCTGAAGAACAACCCTGTTCTGGTGCTGGATGTCAAcaatgagtttgaaaagaatgAGGACGTTCAGTGGAAACTCATGGGCAAG GTGAAGACGTTTTTGGATGgcctgtga
- the LOC102688344 gene encoding deoxycytidine kinase 2-like isoform X3, whose product MYPASVKRARTTSRLHRCNLGTSPVEQPNAWSRIKRISIEGNIAVGKSTFARLLQKTERQWEVIAEPLNKWQNIQTPGPSEVRDNNRGVSASQQTASNLLQMMYEEPQRWSYTFQTYSCMSRIKSHLEPPPLQLLQLEKPIQIFERSVYSDRYVFALTLFELGYINETEWAIYQDWHTFLVQQFGRRIQLEGIVYLRANPERCLERLGHRARPEEKGIQLEYLEKLHKQHENWLVHRTTPLHFEHLKNNPVLVLDVNNEFEKNEDVQWKLMGKVKTFLDGL is encoded by the exons ATGTACCCTGCATCTGTTAAACGTGCCCGTACGACTTCACGTTTGCACAGATGTAACCTGGGCACAAGCCCCGTGGAGCAACCGAACGCATGGTCTCGGATTAAAAGGATATCAATTGAAGGAAATATtg CTGTGGGGAAGTCTACCTTTGCTCGGCTGTTACAGAAGACAGAGAGGCAGTGGGAGGTCATAGCAGAGCCCCTCAACAAGTGGCAGAACATCCAGACACCTGGACCATCTGAGGTAAGAGACAACAACAGA GGTGTGTCAGCCTCCCAGCAGACTGCCAGTAACCTGCTGCAGATGATGTATGAGGAGCCTCAGCGCTGGTCCTATACCTTTCAGACGTACTCCTGCATGAGTCGCATCAAGTCCCACCTGGAGCCCCCCcctctccagctgctgcagTTGGAGAAGCCCATACAGATCTTTGAGAGGTCTGTCTACAGTGACAG GTATGTCTTTGCACTGACCTTATTTGAGTTGGGCTACATCAATGAAACTGAGTGGGCTATCTATCAGGACTGGCATACATTTCTGGTGCAGCAGTTTGGCCGAAGAATTCAACTAGAAGGCATCGTCTACCTGAGAGCAAACCCAGAG AGGTGTCTGGAGCGCTTGGGTCACAGGGCCAGGCCAGAAGAGAAGGGCATCCAGCTGGAATACTTGGAGAAACTTCACAAACAGCATGAGAACTGGCTCGTTCACAGAACCACACC GCTGCACTTTGAGCACCTGAAGAACAACCCTGTTCTGGTGCTGGATGTCAAcaatgagtttgaaaagaatgAGGACGTTCAGTGGAAACTCATGGGCAAG GTGAAGACGTTTTTGGATGgcctgtga
- the LOC102688344 gene encoding deoxycytidine kinase 2-like isoform X1: MRVQIRRECVFLSLNLASKIYCRFFSFSRGGKALGVFETPYQAMYPASVKRARTTSRLHRCNLGTSPVEQPNAWSRIKRISIEGNIAVGKSTFARLLQKTERQWEVIAEPLNKWQNIQTPGPSEVRDNNRGVSASQQTASNLLQMMYEEPQRWSYTFQTYSCMSRIKSHLEPPPLQLLQLEKPIQIFERSVYSDRYVFALTLFELGYINETEWAIYQDWHTFLVQQFGRRIQLEGIVYLRANPERCLERLGHRARPEEKGIQLEYLEKLHKQHENWLVHRTTPLHFEHLKNNPVLVLDVNNEFEKNEDVQWKLMGKVKTFLDGL, encoded by the exons atgagagtACAGATTCGTCgtgagtgtgtgtttctttCACTGAATTTAGCCAGTAAGATATACTGTcgctttttcagtttttcaagaGGGGGCAAAGCACTCGGTGTCTTTGAAACGCCGTACCAGGCAATGTACCCTGCATCTGTTAAACGTGCCCGTACGACTTCACGTTTGCACAGATGTAACCTGGGCACAAGCCCCGTGGAGCAACCGAACGCATGGTCTCGGATTAAAAGGATATCAATTGAAGGAAATATtg CTGTGGGGAAGTCTACCTTTGCTCGGCTGTTACAGAAGACAGAGAGGCAGTGGGAGGTCATAGCAGAGCCCCTCAACAAGTGGCAGAACATCCAGACACCTGGACCATCTGAGGTAAGAGACAACAACAGA GGTGTGTCAGCCTCCCAGCAGACTGCCAGTAACCTGCTGCAGATGATGTATGAGGAGCCTCAGCGCTGGTCCTATACCTTTCAGACGTACTCCTGCATGAGTCGCATCAAGTCCCACCTGGAGCCCCCCcctctccagctgctgcagTTGGAGAAGCCCATACAGATCTTTGAGAGGTCTGTCTACAGTGACAG GTATGTCTTTGCACTGACCTTATTTGAGTTGGGCTACATCAATGAAACTGAGTGGGCTATCTATCAGGACTGGCATACATTTCTGGTGCAGCAGTTTGGCCGAAGAATTCAACTAGAAGGCATCGTCTACCTGAGAGCAAACCCAGAG AGGTGTCTGGAGCGCTTGGGTCACAGGGCCAGGCCAGAAGAGAAGGGCATCCAGCTGGAATACTTGGAGAAACTTCACAAACAGCATGAGAACTGGCTCGTTCACAGAACCACACC GCTGCACTTTGAGCACCTGAAGAACAACCCTGTTCTGGTGCTGGATGTCAAcaatgagtttgaaaagaatgAGGACGTTCAGTGGAAACTCATGGGCAAG GTGAAGACGTTTTTGGATGgcctgtga
- the LOC102688344 gene encoding deoxycytidine kinase 2-like isoform X2, translating into MRVQIRRECVFLSLNLASKIYCRFFSFSRGGKALGVFETPYQAMYPASVKRARTTSRLHRCNLGTSPVEQPNAWSRIKRISIEGNIAVGKSTFARLLQKTERQWEVIAEPLNKWQNIQTPGPSEGVSASQQTASNLLQMMYEEPQRWSYTFQTYSCMSRIKSHLEPPPLQLLQLEKPIQIFERSVYSDRYVFALTLFELGYINETEWAIYQDWHTFLVQQFGRRIQLEGIVYLRANPERCLERLGHRARPEEKGIQLEYLEKLHKQHENWLVHRTTPLHFEHLKNNPVLVLDVNNEFEKNEDVQWKLMGKVKTFLDGL; encoded by the exons atgagagtACAGATTCGTCgtgagtgtgtgtttctttCACTGAATTTAGCCAGTAAGATATACTGTcgctttttcagtttttcaagaGGGGGCAAAGCACTCGGTGTCTTTGAAACGCCGTACCAGGCAATGTACCCTGCATCTGTTAAACGTGCCCGTACGACTTCACGTTTGCACAGATGTAACCTGGGCACAAGCCCCGTGGAGCAACCGAACGCATGGTCTCGGATTAAAAGGATATCAATTGAAGGAAATATtg CTGTGGGGAAGTCTACCTTTGCTCGGCTGTTACAGAAGACAGAGAGGCAGTGGGAGGTCATAGCAGAGCCCCTCAACAAGTGGCAGAACATCCAGACACCTGGACCATCTGAG GGTGTGTCAGCCTCCCAGCAGACTGCCAGTAACCTGCTGCAGATGATGTATGAGGAGCCTCAGCGCTGGTCCTATACCTTTCAGACGTACTCCTGCATGAGTCGCATCAAGTCCCACCTGGAGCCCCCCcctctccagctgctgcagTTGGAGAAGCCCATACAGATCTTTGAGAGGTCTGTCTACAGTGACAG GTATGTCTTTGCACTGACCTTATTTGAGTTGGGCTACATCAATGAAACTGAGTGGGCTATCTATCAGGACTGGCATACATTTCTGGTGCAGCAGTTTGGCCGAAGAATTCAACTAGAAGGCATCGTCTACCTGAGAGCAAACCCAGAG AGGTGTCTGGAGCGCTTGGGTCACAGGGCCAGGCCAGAAGAGAAGGGCATCCAGCTGGAATACTTGGAGAAACTTCACAAACAGCATGAGAACTGGCTCGTTCACAGAACCACACC GCTGCACTTTGAGCACCTGAAGAACAACCCTGTTCTGGTGCTGGATGTCAAcaatgagtttgaaaagaatgAGGACGTTCAGTGGAAACTCATGGGCAAG GTGAAGACGTTTTTGGATGgcctgtga